DNA sequence from the Littorina saxatilis isolate snail1 linkage group LG9, US_GU_Lsax_2.0, whole genome shotgun sequence genome:
cgatcatatagctgagtcataatgtccggcaactagaagaatgcacgatcatatagctgagtcataatgtccggcaactagaagaatgcacgatcatatagctgagtcataatgtccggcaactagaagaatgcacgatcatatagctgagtcataatgtccggcaactagaagaatgcacgatcatatagttgagtcataatgtccggcaactagaagaatgcacgatcatatagctgagtcatcatgtccggcaactagaagaatgcacgatcatatagctgagtcataatgtccggcaactagaagaatgcacgatcatatagctgagacataatgtccggcaactagaagaatgcacgatcatatagctgagttataatgtccggcaactagaagaatgcacgatcatacAGCTGAGTCTTAATGTCCGGCAACTcgaagaatgcacgatcatatagctgagtcataatgtccggcaactagaagaatgcacgatcatatagctgagtcataatgtccggcaactagaagaatgcacgatcatatagctgagtcctaatgtccggcaactagaagaatgcacgatcatatagctgagttataatgtccggcaactagaagaatgcacgatcatatagctgagttataatgtccggcaactagaagaatgcacgatcatatagctgagttataatgtccggcaactagaagaatgcacgatcatatagctgagttataatgtccggcaactagaagaatgcacgatcatatagctgagtcataatgtccggcaactagaagaatgcacgatcatatagctgagttataatgtccggcaactagaagaatgcacgatcatatagctgagtcctaatgtccggcaactagaagaatgcacgatcatatagctgagttataatgtccggcaactagaagaatgcacgatcatatagctgagttataatgtccggcaactagaagaatgcacgatcaaACAGCTGcgtcataatgtccggcaactagaagaatgcacgtATAGCTGAGttataatgtccggcaactagaagaatgcacgatcatatagctgagtcataatgtccggcaactagaagaatgcacgatcatatagctgagttataatgtccggcaactagaagaatgcacaaTCATAcagctgagtcataatgtccggcaactagaagaatgcacgatcatatagctgagtcataatgtccgggaactagaagaatgcacgatcatatagctgagttataatgtccggcaactagaagaatgcacgatcatatagctgagtcataatgtccggcaactagaagaatgcacgatcatatagctgagttataatgtccggcaactagaagaatgcacgatcatacAGCTGAGTcttaatgtccggcaactagaagaatgcacgatcatatagctgagttataatgtccggcaactagaagaatgcacgatcatatagctgagtcataatgtccggcaactagaagaatgcacgatcatatagctgagacataatgtccggcaactagaagaatgcacgatcatatagctgagttataatgtccggcaactagaagaatgcacgatcatacAGCTGAGTcttaatgtccggcaactagaagaatgcacgatcatatagctgagtcttaatgtccggcaactagaagaatgcacgatcatatagctgagttataatgtccggcaactagaagaatgcacgatcatatagctgagttataatgtccggcaactagaagaatgcacgatcatacagctgagtcataatgtacggcaactagaagaatgcacgtATAGCTGAGttataatgtccggcaactagaagaatgcacgatcatatagctgagtcataatgtccggcaactagaagaatgcacgatcatacagctgagtcataatgtccggcaactagacgaatgcacgatcatatagctgagttataatgtccggcaactagaagaatgcacgatcatatagctgagtcataatgtccggcaactagaagaatgcacgatcatatagctgagtcataatgtccggcaactagaagaatgcacgatcatacagctgagtcataatgtccggcaactagaagaatgcacgatcatatagctgagttataatgtccggcaactagaagaatgcacgatcatatagctgagtcacaatgtccggcaactagaagaatgcacgacCATATAGCTGAGttataatgtccggcaactagaagaatgcacgatcatatagctgagtcataatgtctggcaactagaagaatgcacgatcatatagctgagtcataatgtccggcaactagaagaatgcacgatcatatagctgagttataatgtccggcaactagaagaatgcacgatcatatagctgagtcataatgtccggcaactagaagaatgcacgatcatatagctgagttataatgtccggcaactagaagaatgcacgatcatatagctgcCAAATCCAGTTAATAGAGAAAATGGACTGACTTCAAACATTTTGAGTTTTTGAAAGCATTTTCAGTTTTACAGCGAAAGCGTCAACACTAGACAGGTCGGACAGACTCAATGAATAACTTATCGACAGTCGTTTTACCATGACGAGTTGACATAGATTCCTCGTTGAGGTTTGAACACAAGCATTGCTGTGAAGATTGTAACTTCCTCGCACATGAACATTTATGAACCTATTTTGATTTCCGGTAAAACACATTAAACAGTGAACTAACTGTCCGGCAGTGGCGTGTACGGGTTTTGATAGTGACGGCCCTTTACCCAGTTGGATTTAAACAAAATATCAAGGGTACATTATAGTAGCAACATTTCGATCAAAGATTTCATAAAACTGATCACGACCTTTTCTTTTCAGCTTTAAAAATCACCATTACATACagatacatacgcacgcacgcacgcacgcacgtacgcacgcacgcacactcacacacacacacactcactcactcactcactcactctcacacatacacacacacacacacacacacacacacacacacacacacacacacacacacacacacccaaatccGTAAATACACACTTTTCACTGTCCCCATCCTTTGATCACGGTCTTGTCAGACTTACCATCTGTCTGCCATTTACGACCACAGAACTGTCATTGATGACTACGGCAGATGGCCAGCCTCCAGCGGCAGATGGAAGTGTCAGAGCTTCTGGAGGAGTGGTTGTTGCTCCAGTCCACAAGTAATCAATAATAGCAGCGACTCTTCTGTCCAATATGACCTAGACATATTGCATACAATCATCACATACGGGCACATGCGGCGTACGCATAGACAAATTAAACCAACACAGagaccccccccacacacacacaggtacactcgcacacatatacacacacaaacgcacacgcatacacatacacacacacacacacacacacacacacacacacacacacacgcacgcatgtacgctcACACATATTAGGGAAATGTTTATGTTCAATTATTTTTGTAAGTGTCAACATGCAACATTAATGTAGAAAATAAATTCCTTTAAGCACATAGCGAGGTAACGCTGttgattgtttatttgtgttcaaatggaaggatgcCCTCATTCTTggcaaaacaagaaagaaacaaatcaaCTGGCAATTGTCTCTGGTTCTGTGCTTTATCACGCAACAGCGCTTAAGAGAGTCGTTCTTGTAAAAGTTGTTGTTGGTCACCTGTGTTTTGCAAAACGTTATGTACTCGTACAATCACAAATACTGTGCAAAGTGCAGATATGTGTCAGCAAGTGGATTTTTGCAGCTTTAATGTCCATCTGTACTTTTATTTTTCCGTTGTACATGGTTAAACATGTACATTCACTTCAACTAGATCCTTAACTATTTGCACCCAATGTGGTTAAAGGGCGTCTGCCACTTTGATCCCTGccccctcacccccacacacaatcaatttaaaaccattCATACAGTATACAAAAACAACGATAACCTGTTCTTTAGAATGCTCAGTATTCTCTGAATTGCCATTTGAAGTAAAGAAGCAAAATTCTTCATAAGTGTTGCATAGTCTGTGAGGACAGGATGTTTAATTAAGTGACATTTGCGGTTAACAGGCAATGTGAAAGAGTTATATTTCTTGAAGGGATTACAGCTGTAAACACACTGATAGCGTCACAGTGAACACTGAGCTCAATGACTAACCTCGTACAGCATGTTCGTCATCATAGGCTGAGAGGCGACAACGATACCACCATTGTTGCCAGACCCTCTTCTCTCTGCCGCCTGCTTGTTGTTGCTCAGCACGATGTTCTTACCGTGGTTGTCATGGAAACAAAATGCCGTCACCTGCAAAGAGGCAGTTTATTTCCACTTACACGTACATTAGTCCGAACTGTCTAGACAtgaaaaatgcattttgtttacaatcaGTGACACAGATATCTATACCTTGTAAACGTTGATTAGATCGGCCTGATAGGTCCCATTTTCGAAATTAAAACCAACTGTTCTTGTTGCCCAGCCACCATGTACCATCATACGTCATCTCGGCATTGTctgttttctctccctgtgcCACGTGCATGAAGATTTGAACAACTGTCAAGAGGATGTGAAAACAAGACTGCAAACAGTCCCGCGCTAGGCTTTGTTGTACAATCTCACTACTTGTTGCTTTGTTTTAAGAGAGAATGTTTCACTACAGTTCCACTGAAGTGTCCCTTTACCCTCATGGTTATTTGTTTCCAAGATGATTTTGTGTATTCAAGAAAGAGTAACTCGACATCTCCCTATGCAGTTTTATCAAATAAGAAACCTAAACCGTCTTATTTCAGGAGTGAAACAAATTTGTTTGGCAATTGGTAATTACTTTTCCTAAATCGGCAATGCAAATTTATCAGTTCCTATTCAACAATTTAGCGTTAAATGTTTTGGCATAGTTACAAAATCCAGCGTAGGCCAACAACCTTTCAAATCACAAACCTgatttctgtgtccaaaaatacGTATATGTAAAATGCATAAAGTAAACAGGGCCCCTGGAGATACCGGTTTCATTTCAGGACTTGACATCAGATATTTCCCCACAAAAATTATTGCTCGATCAATCAGAACGAGGAAAAAAATACTTACAGGTCCAAAATCCAAATCAGCAGACATGACTTTGGTCTGACCTAGTACTGACAGCTCTTTCTCAATGCGGGTCACGGCCTCTGCGTCAATCACGACGGTCACCTTGGATACGACCTTGGCGCCTGAGGGCAAGGTGGCGCTGCAGTCGAGGTTTCCAACACGTGTCTGCATCACGGGCGTCATGGTGCTGACAGTGTCGCAATTCTTGGCTTCCTGCACGCGCTGTACCACGTGTTTGTGTGACGTCAGCATCCCGCGTCGGTGTAGCATACACGTCTTGGTCTCCGTCACCGCCTCCTTGACGTCAGAGCACGCGCTGTGGGCTAGGGCGTTCAGGCGATGACGACAGTCCTGGACCGACTTCTCCAGGCGCGCACACACGGCTTCGATCTCGGCAACGGCCTTCTTGGTCTGCTTCTCCGTCTCCGCCATGTGGGTGTCCAGCTGTTGGATGGCTTTGTCCAGCCTGGCCTCCCCTTCGGTCAGCGTGACCGCCAGCTCCGCCAGCACGGCACGCGCGTCCTTGACCTTATCCTGCATGTCCTTGACCTCCGGACAGCTGCGGTGGCGGGACGTGGCGCACAGTTGGCAGATGCTCTCACCGTGTGTCGGGCAGAACAGCTCCGTGGTCTTGTCCCCGTGGACGGCGCATGCGGCGTGCTGGCTTCCCGCCACTTTGTCCGCCGTCAGGGAGGTCAGGTCCTCCACCGTGTGGTTCCTGGCCATTTTCTGCTTCAGGTGCAGCTTCCGGCATGTCTCGCAGAACAGGTCCCCGCacgtcagacacagacacgaTGCAGCGGCCTCCTCACACATGCAGCAGCTGTGCGACTGTTTGAGCAAACGGTGAGCCACCACCAGGTCCGCCATGGCCAGGTCTGTGGGAAAACCGTCCGCGACGTCCTGCCAGCTCTTCTGGCCTCGCTCCTCGGGGTCCATGATGGCGCAGCGGCAAAGCGGACACAGGGCCTGGTCTTGAGACTGCAGCCAGGACAGCAGACAGTGGTGACACAGCAGGTGTCCGCAGGGCAGCAGCTTGGGCTGCACGTACTGCTCGTGACACACGCTGCAGTCCATGTCATTGGGTTCTGGCACCGGCGGGGCAGCTGTCGCCATGGTTCAGTAGATGGCTTTATATGTTATCTGAAATTGCGACAGTGGTCCTCAATGGAAGATCGCCAAACAGATCTGAGagaatcaggtctttaaaaagAAGGAGTTTGAAAATTAGTTAAGGGGAATTTAGAGACGTTTCGAACAATAAAGCTGAGAAGCAGGGTCTTTAAAtaaagggttgggggggggggggaggggaggggggggggggggtcagtgtTAAATGGATTGAGTCACTTTACTGTCCTAATTCGGACATTGCGCTCGCTTGTAGTATACGGAATCAAACACGATCCCTGGTTGCTACCCTAAACGccctgtggactgggtggccgagtggcaacgcacttgcgctcggaagcgagaggttgcgagttcgaccctgggtcagggcgttagcaattttctcccccctttcctaacctaggtggtgggttcaagtgctagtctttcggatgagtcgaaaaaccgaggtcccttcgtgtacactacattggggtgtgcacgttaaagatcccacgattgacaaaagggtctttcctggcaaaattgtataggcatagataaaaatgtccaccaaaatacccgtgtgacttggaataataggccgtgaaaagtaggatatgcgccgaaatggctgcgatctgctggcggatgtgaatgcgtgatgtatattgtgtaaaaaaaattccatctcacacggcataaataaatccctgcgccttgaatatgtgcgcgatataaattgcataaaaattaagataaaaaaaaaatccctgcgcttagaactgtacccacggaatacgcgcgatataagcctcatattgattgattgattgataaactgGGCAGTGACAGTTCATGATGCTCCGAGAtatgcctttctttctttatttggtgtttaacgtcgttttcaaccacgaaggttatatcgcgacgaggagaTATGCCTCATACGAGTTGTGACACACAGGCATGATTACGGCATGGAGTAATATGTTGACTTAATCCTTACTCCGCCCCACCCCCTTATTGCGTACCttcattgttttttcttgaGGGTTGTGCGGTGGGGTGGGGGCTTGTATTAAAGAGCTGGTCGATCGCCCCTTTATTCTTACTGTAGTATTAATATATTTACTGGTATAGTGATAGTTCGGTAAGGATAAAGAGGAGTAGggtgtctgggtggccgagtggtaacgcacttgcgctcggaatcgagaggttgcgtgttcgaccctgggtcgggccgctattttctccccccattcctaacctaggtggtgggttcaagtgctagtctttcggatgagacgaaaaaccgaggttccgtgtacactacattggggtgtccaccaaatacccgtgtgacttggaataataggccgtgaaaagtatatactcgcctaacacgcttgagatttactggccgatgtgaatgcgtgatatattgtgtaaaaaattccatctcacacggcatattgtaaacgccatgagcctccctctgggagggtatgtgcgtagaaacactcacaaata
Encoded proteins:
- the LOC138976564 gene encoding E3 ubiquitin-protein ligase TRIM33-like translates to MATAAPPVPEPNDMDCSVCHEQYVQPKLLPCGHLLCHHCLLSWLQSQDQALCPLCRCAIMDPEERGQKSWQDVADGFPTDLAMADLVVAHRLLKQSHSCCMCEEAAASCLCLTCGDLFCETCRKLHLKQKMARNHTVEDLTSLTADKVAGSQHAACAVHGDKTTELFCPTHGESICQLCATSRHRSCPEVKDMQDKVKDARAVLAELAVTLTEGEARLDKAIQQLDTHMAETEKQTKKAVAEIEAVCARLEKSVQDCRHRLNALAHSACSDVKEAVTETKTCMLHRRGMLTSHKHVVQRVQEAKNCDTVSTMTPVMQTRVGNLDCSATLPSGAKVVSKVTVVIDAEAVTRIEKELSVLGQTKVMSADLDFGPVTAFCFHDNHGKNIVLSNNKQAAERRGSGNNGGIVVASQPMMTNMLYEVILDRRVAAIIDYLWTGATTTPPEALTLPSAAGGWPSAVVINDSSVVVNGRQMVSLTRP